In Bacteroidales bacterium, the sequence CATAGTTCCAATGTTTCAGAGTTCCATAGTTCCAAAGTTCCAGAGTTCCAGGGTTCCAAAGTTCCAGAGTTCCAAAATTCAAGCGTAGAGCGTAAAACGTAGAGCGTAAAGAGGGGTATTGGGTTTAGAGTGCAGAGCATTTTTTAATTAGCGTAGAGCGTATAGCGTAAAGCGTAAAGATTTGAGCTTAGCGTGTAGAGCGTAGAGACGTGTCATAAACACCATTTCTTTATGCTCTGTGCTTTACGGTCCTTCCCCGTAGGGGATGAAGGACAGTAGCCTGAAGGATCAAAAACCAACAAATTCCCCGTAGGGGATTAAGGACAATGGAATCGAGGTTCCAGTGTTTCAGGGTTCCAAAGTTTCAGAGTTCCAGCGTTCCAGTGTTCCAAGGTTCAATTTGTGATTTGAGATTTTTGAGTTGTGATTTGAGATTTTGCAGTGTAGAATAGTGAACAATTGGGTAGAACGTTAAGCGGAGAATAAACCGATAAACGCCATTTCTTTACGCTTTACGCTCTGTGCTTTACGCTCCTTCCCCATAGGGGATGAAGGACAATAGACGTGACGATCCAAGCCTAATCTTTTTCCCCGTAGGGGATTAAGGACAATGGAATCGAGGTTCCAGTGTTTCAGGGTTCCAATGTTCCAGAGGTTCAAGGATTTCTGATTTCCGATTTCCGATTTCCCATTAATGTGTTTTAGCTTTTATAGCGTGATCTCGTAAAGGAAATTGGAAATAGAAAATAGGAAATTTTCAGTGATTTCCGATTTCCCATTTCCTATTAATGTGTTTTAGCTCTCATAGCGTAATCTCGCAGAGGAAATTCGAAATAGGAAATCCTCGGGGATTTTTGATTTGTGAGTTGTCATTTTTACTTGGTTATCCTGCTCCCACTAACAATGACAACAAACTTTTATCTTATAATTCCCCGAACATAAAAAAACAGAATTTCGTTTGAGAATAATCTATAAATTAGCTGAAAATGTACCTTCTCATGTGCCGGAGATGTTATTGCATTGCACTGATCATATTGATTTTGCTGTCAGCAGGATGTGTCAGGCAGGGCCGGTATATCCGCGTTAACCAGCTTGGATACAGGCCGGGAGATATAAAAGTTGCCGTTTTTCTGTCGAAAAAGCCGGTCGCCATTCGCTCATTCAGGCTGGTAGATGCATCCACCGGAAAAGTAGCCGTGAGGTTTTCGAAGGCGGAACAGGCTGCAGCGTATCCTCCCTTTGAAAGTGTTTACCGGCTTGATTTTTCGCTGGTACAGAAGCCGGGATCCTATTATCTGGAGGCCGGCGGGGCCCGTTCGCCCGTTTTTCGTATAGCCGGAGATGTTTATAAAGGCACTGCCGATTTTCTTCTGCGTTACCTGCGGCAGCAGCAATGCGGGTACAATCCGCTTATCAGGGATTCGTGCCACCAGTATGACGGGTACATAATTTATTTGCCGGGCAGGGATTCCCAGCACATTGATGTTCGGGGCGGATGGCATGATGCTTCGGATTACCTTCAGTATGTAACCACCAGCGCAACAGCGGTTTATCAGCTTGCCTTTGCCTATATCCTGTATCCGGAAGCCTTTTCCGATGCTTTTAATGCCAGGGGCGACAGCGGCTCCAACGGCATACCCGATGTACTTGACCAGGTGAAATGGGGCCTCGACTGGCTTGACCGCATGAATCCGGAACCGGGCATTCTGTTTCATCAGATTGCCGATGACCGTGACCACATGGGCTTCCGTATTCCGGGGAACGATACTTTTTACAGCAAAGGATACGAGCGTCCGGTATATTTCTGCAGCGGAATGCCGCAGGGAATCGGAAAATACAAAAACCGGAGCACAGGCAGGGCCTCCATCGCCGGAAAGTTCGCTTCCTCCTTTGCCTTAGGATCCGTGGTTTTGAAAAACTATTATCCGGAGTTTTCGGCAAAGATTCTTCAGAAAGCAAAAGAAGCATACATTACGGGGTTAAAATATCCCGGTGTTTGCCAGACCGCACCCTGCCGTGCTCCCTACTTTTATGAGGAAGAAAACTGGGAAGATGATATGGAACTGGCTGCATCGACCCTTTATCAGGTTACGGGCGAAAGAAAGTATGCCGAGCAGGCTGTTGATTTCGGACAGAAAGAAGGCATTCCCGGCTGGATGGGAAGGGACACGGCCAGGCATTACCAGTACTATCCTTTTGTTAACCTCGGGCATTTTCTGTTGGCCGGTATGGATAGCATGGCCGGGTGTGATACCTTCCGGTTACTTCTGAAGGAGAGCATGGAACGCATTGCCGTCAGAACCGGGCATGATCCGTTCCGCATGGGAATACCTTTTATCTGGTGCTCGAATAATCTGGTGTCGGCGTTTATCACGCAGTGCCGGTTATATGAGCGTCTCACCCGGGATTCCTCGTACAGGGTTTATGAAGCTGCTGCCCGCGACTGGCTTTTTGGGTGCAACCCATGGGGTACCAGCATGATTACCGGACTGCCGGAAGGAGGCGACTGGCCGGAAGACATCCACAGTGCTTTGACGCATATAGGGAAATACCGGGTGGACGGAGGCCTGGTGGATGGCCCGGTGTACAGCAGTATTTTCAACAGCCTGAAGGGCGTATTTCTATCTTCACCTGATGAATATGCTGATGTGCAACCCTCGTTTGTCGTTTATCATGATGATTATGCCGATTATTCCACCAACGAGCCGACCATGGATGGAACGGCTTCGCTGGTGTTGTATCTGGCAGGGATGGAATAGGGAAAATTCAATATGGAAAATTCCGAACTTCAGCTTGCATACGATTTTGTAAAGTACACCAACCGGAATTTGTTTCTTACCGGAAGGGCAGGTACGGGGAAGACCACCTTTCTGCACACTTTGCGGAAGGAATCGCCCAAACGGATGATCGTGGTTGCTCCGACCGGGGTGGCTGCCATTAATGCCGGAGGGGTCACCATGCATTCTTTTTTTCAGCTTCCGTTCGGGCCGGTTTTGCCCGGCCATAGGATACAGCGGCAACAGGAAAAAGAAAATGAATTTCCGGGAAGGAAGTTCAGCCGGCAAAAGCGTGAGATAATCCGCACCCTCGACCTGCTTGTAATTGATGAGATCAGTATGGTGCGTGCCGATATGCTCGATGGAGTAGACGAGGTACTGCGGCGTTTCCGCAATCCGAAACTGCCTTTTGGAGGCGTTCAGCTGGTAATGATCGGCGACCTGCAGCAGCTTCCCCCGGTGGTGAAACAGGATGAGTGGGAGATTCTGCGAACGGCATATTCCACTCCGTATTTTTTCGGGAGCCATGCCCTGGCCCGAACCAATTACGTTACGGTGGAACTGCAGCATGTGTACAGGCAATCGGATGCAAGGTTTATCAGAATACTCAATGAGGTTCGTGATCAGAAGCTTTCCCCCGCATCTGTTGAACTGCTGAACCAGCGTTACCGGCCCGGATACACCGATGACCGGAATGAGGGATATGTAATTCTCACCACCCACAATGCCCCGGCTCAGGAAATCAACCTCTCGAAGCTGCAGAAACTTCGGGGCAAGGAATATGTGTTTAAGGCCCGTGTGGAAGGCGACTTTCCCCAGCAGATGTATCCGACCGATGCCAGGCTTTCCTTAAAAAAAGGCGCTCAGGTGATGTTTCTGAAAAACGATCCTTCGCCTGAAAAGCTGTATTTCAACGGGAAAATCGGCGTTGTGGAAGAAATAGACGACCAGTCGGTATTTGTTTTGTGCGATGGAGATCCGGATGCCATTGAAGTAAAGCCGGCTGTGTGGGAGAATATTTCCTATTCCATTGATGAGAAGACGAAGGAAATCCAGGAGCGTGTGCTTGGCACCTTTACCCAATATCCGCTGAAGCTGGCCTGGGCGGTTACTATCCATAAGAGCCAGGGGCTTACCTTCGACAAAGTGATCATTGATGCGCGGGCTGCCTTTGCCCATGGTCAGGTGTATGTGGCTCTTTCGCGCTGTCGATCGCTCGAGGGGATTGTCCTCAGCAGTAAACTGCCGGCGCATTCGTTCAGAAGCATTCCGGAACTGGTCGCTTTTCATGAGGAAATGACCTGCCGCATGCCCGATGATGCCATTCTCCGGGAGGCCAAACAGGAGTACCTGCGGCAACTGCTTGATGAATTGTTCGATTTTTCCGGGATGGCGAATGCCCTCACGGATTTGAAACTGTTGATAACCGAAAACAGGAACACGGTTATCAAACCCGACGAAGCGGAAACCAGTCTGCTTCAGGACAGGTTCCTGAAGGA encodes:
- a CDS encoding glycoside hydrolase; protein product: MCRRCYCIALIILILLSAGCVRQGRYIRVNQLGYRPGDIKVAVFLSKKPVAIRSFRLVDASTGKVAVRFSKAEQAAAYPPFESVYRLDFSLVQKPGSYYLEAGGARSPVFRIAGDVYKGTADFLLRYLRQQQCGYNPLIRDSCHQYDGYIIYLPGRDSQHIDVRGGWHDASDYLQYVTTSATAVYQLAFAYILYPEAFSDAFNARGDSGSNGIPDVLDQVKWGLDWLDRMNPEPGILFHQIADDRDHMGFRIPGNDTFYSKGYERPVYFCSGMPQGIGKYKNRSTGRASIAGKFASSFALGSVVLKNYYPEFSAKILQKAKEAYITGLKYPGVCQTAPCRAPYFYEEENWEDDMELAASTLYQVTGERKYAEQAVDFGQKEGIPGWMGRDTARHYQYYPFVNLGHFLLAGMDSMAGCDTFRLLLKESMERIAVRTGHDPFRMGIPFIWCSNNLVSAFITQCRLYERLTRDSSYRVYEAAARDWLFGCNPWGTSMITGLPEGGDWPEDIHSALTHIGKYRVDGGLVDGPVYSSIFNSLKGVFLSSPDEYADVQPSFVVYHDDYADYSTNEPTMDGTASLVLYLAGME
- a CDS encoding AAA family ATPase translates to MENSELQLAYDFVKYTNRNLFLTGRAGTGKTTFLHTLRKESPKRMIVVAPTGVAAINAGGVTMHSFFQLPFGPVLPGHRIQRQQEKENEFPGRKFSRQKREIIRTLDLLVIDEISMVRADMLDGVDEVLRRFRNPKLPFGGVQLVMIGDLQQLPPVVKQDEWEILRTAYSTPYFFGSHALARTNYVTVELQHVYRQSDARFIRILNEVRDQKLSPASVELLNQRYRPGYTDDRNEGYVILTTHNAPAQEINLSKLQKLRGKEYVFKARVEGDFPQQMYPTDARLSLKKGAQVMFLKNDPSPEKLYFNGKIGVVEEIDDQSVFVLCDGDPDAIEVKPAVWENISYSIDEKTKEIQERVLGTFTQYPLKLAWAVTIHKSQGLTFDKVIIDARAAFAHGQVYVALSRCRSLEGIVLSSKLPAHSFRSIPELVAFHEEMTCRMPDDAILREAKQEYLRQLLDELFDFSGMANALTDLKLLITENRNTVIKPDEAETSLLQDRFLKEVLSVAGRFGQQIDQLLEAGDEPMIRERTAKASVFFAAKLDELFSGAGEVFLIDTDNKEVRKKLQETRGEIMMLLRQKKECLQACSEGFDISRYLRAKAVAALRTEKEDGIGDTIREKTTDSGTGHPELYERIKQWRNMQALNSDVPVFRVLPLGVIRQIAGQLPLTKEALREIKGIGKRKAEAYGEEILEIVRKYCEEKNIAGWTPEPEKKKERIASHRITADLWRSGKSVAEIASERGLSVTTVEGHLAQNIREGEIGIEGLVPEEKIRQIEECFRRKGNYQLKPVKDELGDLVSWGELRMVA